A genome region from Gouania willdenowi chromosome 9, fGouWil2.1, whole genome shotgun sequence includes the following:
- the LOC114469904 gene encoding leucine-rich repeat transmembrane neuronal protein 4 has protein sequence MLRRALNMKRSRHRKNMGLSLLSTWLIVTLMVPAWLLAAPTPSSIRERSCPLSCRCDGKIIYCESNAFRDVPNNVSVSTQGLSLRYNSLVNLRTHQFAGLSQLVWLYLDHNYITEVDGQAFHGIRRLKELILSSNKILHLKNNTFHDTPNLRNLDLSYNKIQVLQPKQFVGLRKLLSLHLRSNSLKTVPMRVFLDCRNLEFLDIGYNRLRSLTRNAFAGLLKLIELHLEHNQFSKINFAHFPRLTNLRALYLQWNRIKVLTQDLPWMWTSLQKLDLSGNELEVLDPSTFHCLPNLQTLNLDSNKLSNVSQQTAEAWISLTTISLAGNLWYCNLNICPLVSWLKAFKGNKETTMICASPKEAQGEKVTDVVETYNICTATPAPVPSKTTTTTTTTLTSTSPPELIPFPTQSTVDKKLTWNSTTSLTPTKASPTSPLPETEYVSFHKIVVGSGALFLCVAVILLVIYVSWKHYPSSIKQLQERSAVKKRQKKSRESERSFSSPLQEYYVDYKPSHSETMDVLVNGTGPYTYTISGSRECEV, from the exons ATGCTACGGAGAGCCCTGAATATGAAGAGGAGCCGACACCGCAAAAATATGG gACTTTCTTTGCTTTCCACATGGCTTATAGTCACGCTGATGGTTCCCGCCTGGCTGCTTGCTGCTCCAACTCCAAGCAGCATCCGAGAGCGTTCTTGCCCACTAAGCTGTAGATGTGATGGGAAAATAATATACTGTGAATCCAATGCTTTCCGTGACGTGCCCAATAATGTGTCAGTGAGCACACAGGGACTCTCCCTGAGGTACAACAGCCTGGTAAACCTCAGAACTCACCAGTTTGCAGGTCTGAGTCAACTGGTTTGGCTTTATCTGGACcacaattacatcacagaggtCGATGGCCAGGCTTTCCATGGGATTAGGAGGCTGAAAGAGCTGATCCTGAGctcaaataaaatccttcatcTGAAGAACAACACTTTCCACGATACCCCAAATTTGCGAAATCTCGACCTTTCCTATAATAAGATACAGGTGCTCCAGCCTAAACAGTTTGTGGGCTTGCGGAAATTACTAAGTTTACACTTGAGGTCCAACTCATTGAAAACTGTCCCTATGAGAGTTTTCCTTGACTGCCGCAATCTGGAGTTTCTTGATATTGGCTACAACAGGCTACGAAGCCTCACTCGAAATGCTTTTGCGGGACTTCTAAAGCTTATTGAGCTACATTTGGAGCACAACCAGTTCTCCAAAATAAACTTTGCTCATTTCCCACGCCTGACAAACCTAAGGGCTCTCTATCTGCAGTGGAATCGCATCAAAGTGTTGACCCAGGATCTGCCGTGGATGTGGACCTCTTTGCAAAAACTGGATCTTTCCGGAAATGAACTGGAAGTGTTAGATCCAAGCACATTTCACTGTCTGCCTAATCTCCAGACTCTTAATCTAGATTCCAATAAACTCAGCAATGTATCACAGCAGACAGCAGAGGCCTGGATCTCTCTCACTACTATAAGTCTGGCTGGTAATTTATGGTACTGTAACCTGAACATATGTCCTCTGGTGTCCTGGCTCAAAGCATTTAAGGGTAACAAGGAAACAACAATGATTTGTGCCAGTCCTAAGGAGGCGCAGGGAGAGAAAGTGACAGATGTGGTGGAGACTTACAACATATGTACAGCAACACCGGCCCCAGTCCcctcaaaaacaacaacaacaacaacaacaacactcaCTTCAACATCTCCACCTGAACTAATCCCTTTTCCTACTCAGTCAACGGTAGATAAAAAGTTAACCTGGAACAGTACAACCTCTCTGACTCCCACTAAGGCCTCGCCCACCAGTCCACTGCCAGAGACTGAGTACGTTTCTTTTCACAAAATTGTAGTTGGCAGTGGAGCCCTCTTCTTATGTGTGGCTGTAATCCTGCTAGTTATCTACGTGTCATGGAAGCACTACCCGAGCAGCATTAAACAGCTTCAGGAGCGCTCTGCAGTCAAAAAGCGCCAAAAAAAATCTCGAGAGTCTGAGCGCTCTTTTAGTTCACCGCTTCAAGAGTACTATGTCGACTACAAACCTTCACACTCAGAGACTATGGATGTGCTGGTCAATGGGACAGGACCTTACACGTACACTATCTCAGGCTCCAGGGAATGTGAGGTATGA